The Neodiprion virginianus isolate iyNeoVirg1 chromosome 5, iyNeoVirg1.1, whole genome shotgun sequence genome contains a region encoding:
- the LOC124304290 gene encoding chitin synthase chs-2 isoform X1: protein MMKNQNGGVPEAGNVGPDEFSDDESSPLTGQEYAGSQRTAVPETKGWDVFRNPPIKIDSGSMANQKCLDVTLQITKVLAYLIVFVIVLGSGVIAKGTILLMTSQLRANRTIFYCNRMLGRDKTFVVTLPEEERIAWVWCIIIAFAVPEIGTLLRSIRICFFKSWKKPTVGQFMLVFVMETFHVVGLALMFMSVLPDLDVVQGAMLTNCVCFVPGLLGLLSRNKKRDESRRFVLVLVDLAALAAQATAFVVWPLIDSSKPGLWLIPVALILVSCGWWENYVSVQSHLGIIKTLGRVKEEMRLTRYFTYIFVSVWKIIAFFVSSVVILHNKGYTVGHLFTMFGSAFGDHKITVTEVSTTAAGATPDLLEILPNGETETITADFSTPIYVLLIQVFGSYFAYVFGKFACKILIQGFSYAFPVNLTIPVTISLLIAACGLRNGDPCFFHDTIPDYLFYESPPLSFLGDFISKQYAWVWLLGLLSQTWFTLHIWTPKCERLASTEKLFVAPMYNALLIDQSMGLNRKRDDQPEVTVEDLAEIEKEKGDGDYETIYEQTDGSATPPSTVKNSDLVTRIFACATMWHENKEEMIEFLKSILRLDEDQCARRVAQKYLKVVDPDYYEFETHIFFDDAFEISDHDDNESQVNRFVKLLVDTLDEAASDIHQTRMHVRAPKKFPTPYGGRLVWTLPGKTKMIAHLKDKSKIRHRKRWSQVMYMYYLLGHRLMELPISVDRKEVIAENTFLLTLDGDIDFQPAAVKLLIDLMKKNKNLGAACGRIHPVGSGPMVWYQMFEYAIGHWLQKATEHMIGCVLCSPGCFSLFRGKALMDDNVMKKYTTRSDEARHYVQYDQGEDRWLCTLLLQRGYRVEYSAASDAYTHAPEGFNEFYNQRRRWVPSTMANIMDLLMDYKRTIKVNDNISLPYISYQILLMGGTILGPGTIFLMLVGAFVAAFQIDNWTSFYYNIIPILLFMVICFTCKSNVQLLCAQMLSTGYAMIMMAVIVGTALQLGEDGVGSPSAIFLIAMSSSFFIAACLHPQEFWCIVPGIIYLLSIPSMYLLLILYSIINLNVVSWGTREVQVKKTKKEMDQEKKEAEEAKSKAKQKSLLGFLQNGGGSNNDDQGSIEISLAGLFRCMLCTHGQPSDEKQQLVAIAESLEQLGKRLETIEKAVDPQGHVSGRRRASSVGSRFVDPMNPIEENPVDEGERDSDTETTVSQNTEGNRERTFLASPYWLEDEGLKKGEVDFLSPQEEQFWKDLLEKYLFPIDEDKAEKARIASDLKDLRDQSVFAFFMMNALFVLIVFLMQLNKDELHIKWPFGIKTNISYDESSQEVHITKEYLQLEPIGLVFVFFFALILVIQFTAMLFHRFGTFAHILASTTLDLLYCSKKTKDLSEEALLSKHAVEIVRDLQRLDGMEGDYDESTGSGPGRRKTIRNLEKSRRKTQAINTLDVAFRQRFFSMAEGAGLPRNMSTRRSTKAFKAFEGRRNSIMAERKKSQMQTLGANNIYGAAGNPLGIQPRPARSSQISVKEVFETHPGVINHAYESEESPRNSLRMQPRITWRDPNSKV, encoded by the exons ATGATGAAGAACCAGAATGGCGGTGTTCCGGAGGCGGGAAATGTCGGCCCGGACGAATTTTCAGATGACGAGAGCAGCCCGTTGACTGGACAGGAATACGCTGGAAG CCAAAGAACGGCAGTGCCGGAGACGAAAGGATGGGATGTGTTTCGGAATCCTCCGATAAAAATAGACTCTGGTTCGATGGCGAACCAGAAGTGCCTGGATGTAACGCTGCAAATCACTAAGGTCCTGGCGTACCTAATTGTCTTCGTCATCGTGCTCGGAAGCGGCGTCATCGCCAAGGGAACAATCCTCCTCATGACTTCCCAGCTCAGGGCTAACAGGACTATTTTTTACTGCAATCGGATGCTCG GCAGGGACAAAACGTTCGTAGTTACGTTGCCGGAGGAAGAGAGAATAGCCTGGGTATGGTGCATAATAATCGCTTTCGCGGTACCTGAGATCGGCACGCTACTAAGGAGCATAAGAATCTGCTTCTTCAAGTCGTGGAAGAAGCCAACAGTCGGTCAGTTCATGCTCGTCTTCGTTATGGAAACGTTCCACGTCGTCGGTCTCGCGCTGATGTTCATGAGCGTTTTACCCGACCTCGACGTCGTCCAGGGTGCCATGCTGACTAACTGCGTTTGCTTCGTTCCCGGGCTCCTTG GGCTGCTTTCTCGGAACAAAAAACGTGACGAATCCAGGCGATTCGTCCTCGTTCTCGTCGACCTCGCTGCCCTTGCCGCTCAGGCGACAGCATTCGTTGTCTGGCCGCTTATTGATAGCTCGAAGCCTGGCTTGTGGCTAATCCCAGTCGCCTTGATCCTCGTATCCTGCGGTTGGTGGGAAAACTACGTCTCTGTTCAGAGTCATTTAG GTATAATAAAAACTCTGGGAAGAGTCAAGGAGGAGATGAGACTGACGAGGTACTTCACTTACATATTCGTCTCTGTGTGGAAGATTATCGCTTTCTTCGTAAGCTCGGTCGTAATACTGCACAATAAAGGCTACACCGTGGGCCACCTGTTCACGATGTTCGGCAGCGCGTTCGGCGACCACAAAATAACCGTGACCGAGGTTTCGACGACCGCAGCCGGCGCAACACCCGATCTTTTGGAAATCCTGCCGAACGGAGAGACGGAGACGATAACCGCGGACTTCAGCACGCCTATATATGTCCTGCTGATCCAAGTATTCGGGTCGTACTTCGCCTACGTTTTCG GCAAGTTCGCCTGCAAGATCCTGATCCAGGGATTCAGCTACGCGTTTCCAGTGAATCTCACGATTCCCGTGACAATCTCGCTGCTCATCGCTGCCTGCGGCCTCAGGAACGGGGATCCCTGCTTCTTCCACGATACGATTCCCGACTATCTGTTCTACGAATCTCCGCCGCTGTCTTTCCTCGGCGACTTCATCTCCAAGCAGTACGCTTGGGTTTGGCTGCTTGGGCTCCTTTCCCAGACCTGGTTCACGCTTCACATATGGACGCCGAAGTGCGAGCGTCTTGCTTCGACAGAGAAGCTCTTCGTGGCGCCGATGTACAACGCGCTGCTGATCGACCAGTCGATGGGATTGAACAGGAAGCGAGATGATCAGCCCGAAGTCACTGTGGAG GACTTGGCTGAGATTGAAAAGGAGAAGGGCGATGGGGACTACGAAACGATATACGAACAGACCGATGGGTCCGCGACTCCGCCGTCGACCGTAAAGAACAGCGATCTTGTTACGAGGATCTTCGCTTGCGCGACAATGTGGCACGAGAATAAAGAGGAGATGATTGAGTTCTTGAAGAGCATCCTCAGACTCGATGAGGACCAGTGTGCGCGCAGGGTCGCCCAAAAGTATCTGAAAGTCGTTGACCCCGACTACTACGAGTTCGAGA CCCACATATTCTTCGACGACGCCTTCGAAATATCAGATCACGATGACAACGAGTCTCAGGTGAACCGTTTCGTCAAACTTCTCGTCGACACGCTGGACGAGGCGGCTTCCGACATTCATCAGACTCGTATGCACGTCAGAGCGCCGAAAAAATTCCCAACTCCTTACGGTGGTCGTCTCGTGTGGACACTGCCTGGAAAGACCAAGATGATTGCTCACCTCAAGGACAAGAGCAAGATCCGTCACAGAAAACGTTGGAGCCAG GTGATGTACATGTACTATCTCCTCGGTCACCGACTAATGGAGCTGCCGATTAGCGTGGACCGGAAGGAAGTAATAGCCGAAAACACGTTCCTCCTCACCCTGGATGGTGATATCGACTTCCAGCCGGCCGCCGTCAAGCTTCTAATCGATTtgatgaagaaaaacaagaatcTCGGCGCTGCTTGCGGGCGTATTCATCCCGTTGGTTCCG GCCCCATGGTGTGGTACCAGATGTTTGAGTACGCTATTGGACATTGGCTTCAAAAGGCGACGGAGCACATGATCGGCTGCGTACTTTGTAGCCCAGGGTGTTTCTCGCTTTTCAGAGGCAAGGCGCTCATGGATGACAACGTcatgaaaaaatacaccaCCAGGTCGGACGAAGCCAGGCACTATGTCCAATATGATCAGGGAGAGGATCGGTGGCTTTGCACTCTGTTGCTGCAGCGAGGCTACAGA GTCGAGTACTCGGCTGCCAGCGACGCCTACACTCACGCCCCTGAGGGTTTTAACGAGTTCTACAATCAACGACGTCGGTGGGTGCCTTCAACAATGGCGAACATCATGGATTTGCTGATGGACTACAAGCGAACGATCAAAGTAAACGACAACATATCTCTGCCGTACATATCTTACCAGATCCTCCTGATGG GAGGTACGATCCTCGGACCCGGTACCATATTCCTTATGTTGGTGGGAGCCTTCGTCGCTGCCTTTCAGATCGACAACTGGACCAGTTTTTACTACAATATCATTCCAATTTTGCTCTTCATGGTCATCTGTTTCACTTGTAAATCTAACGTACAA CTTCTCTGTGCCCAGATGCTATCGACGGGTTACGCGATGATCATGATGGCCGTAATAGTTGGTACCGCTCTCCAGCTGGGCGAGGACGGAGTCGGCTCACCCTCCGCGATATTCTTGATAGCAATGTCAAGCTCGTTCTTTATAGCCGCCTGCCTTCATCCTCAAGAGTTCTGGTGCATCGTACCGGGGATAATATACCTCCTGTCGATACCCTCGATGTACCTGCTTCTGATCCTCTACTCTATCATCAACCTGAATGTCGTTTCTTGGGGAACGAGAGAAGTCCAGGTTAAGAAGACAAAAAAG GAGATGGATCAAGAGAAAAAGGAAGCTGAAGAAGCGAAAAGCAAGGCGAAGCAGAAGTCGCTACTCGGTTTCCTCCAGAACGGCGGCGGCAGCAACAACGACGATCAAGGATCGATAGAAATCTCATTGGCTGGGTTATTCAGGTGCATGCTGTGCACCCACGGCCAACCCTCGGACGAGAAGCAGCAGCTGGTCGCCATCGCAGAGTCCTTGGAACAGCTGGGGAAACGCTTGGAAACTATAGAGAA GGCCGTCGATCCTCAGGGTCACGTTTCGGGCAGAAGACGTGCGTCCTCCGTCGGATCGCGGTTCGTCGATCCAATGAACCCGATCGAAGAGAACCCGGTTGACGAGGGCGAGAGGGACAGTGACACGGAGACAACGGTCAGCCAGAACACGGAGGGGAATCGCGAGCGCACTTTTCTTGCGAGTCCTTACTGGCTCGAGGACGAGGGACTGAAGAAAGGCGAGGTCGATTTTCTCTCGCCCCAGGAGGAGCAGTTCTGGAAAGACCTGCTCGAGAAATATCTCTTTCCAATCGACGAAGACAAAGCGGAGAAG GCACGCATAGCTAGCGACTTAAAGGACCTCCGCGACCAGAGTGTCTTCGCGTTCTTTATGATGAACGCCCTTTTCGTGCTGATCGTATTCTTGATGCAACTGAACAAAGACGAGCTCCACATTAAATGGCCCTTTGGCATCAAGACCAATATTTCCTACGACGAGAGCTCTCAGGAG GTACACATCACCAAGGAGTACCTACAGCTCGAGCCGATCGGTctcgtcttcgtcttcttttttGCCTTGATTCTGGTCATCCAGTTCACTGCCATGCTGTTCCATCGCTTCGGGACCTTCGCGCATATTCTCGCTAGCACGACACTGGACTTGTTATACTGTTCCAAAAAG ACAAAGGACCTCTCCGAGGAAGCGTTACTGAGCAAACACGCGGTCGAAATAGTTCGGGATCTCCAAAGGTTGGACGGCATGGAGGGTGACTATGACGAGAGTACCGGCAGTGGACCGGGGAGGAGAAAAACGATTCGTAATCTGGAGAAGAGTCGGCGAAAGACGCAGGCGATAAATACTCTGGACGTCGCATTCAGGCAGCGGTTCTTTAGCATGGCTGAGGGCGCCG GATTGCCACGGAACATGTCGACGAGGAGGTCGACCAAAGCGTTCAAGGCGTTCGAGGGGCGTCGGAACAGCATTATGGCTGAGAGAAAGAAGTCCCAAATGCAGACGCTTGGCGCTAATAACATTTACGGGGCGGCCGGAAATCCGCTCGGAATTCAGCCGAGGCCCGCAAGGAGCAGTCAAATTTCCGTCAAGGAAGTGTTCGAGACGCATCCGGGCGTCATCAACCACGCCTACGAGTCTGAGGAAAGTCCAAGGAACAGTCTGAGAATGCAGCCGAGGATCACTTGGAGGGATCCCAACTCAAAGGTGTAG
- the LOC124304290 gene encoding chitin synthase chs-2 isoform X2, with the protein MMKNQNGGVPEAGNVGPDEFSDDESSPLTGQEYAGSQRTAVPETKGWDVFRNPPIKIDSGSMANQKCLDVTLQITKVLAYLIVFVIVLGSGVIAKGTILLMTSQLRANRTIFYCNRMLGRDKTFVVTLPEEERIAWVWCIIIAFAVPEIGTLLRSIRICFFKSWKKPTVGQFMLVFVMETFHVVGLALMFMSVLPDLDVVQGAMLTNCVCFVPGLLGLLSRNKKRDESRRFVLVLVDLAALAAQATAFVVWPLIDSSKPGLWLIPVALILVSCGWWENYVSVQSHLGIIKTLGRVKEEMRLTRYFTYIFVSVWKIIAFFVSSVVILHNKGYTVGHLFTMFGSAFGDHKITVTEVSTTAAGATPDLLEILPNGETETITADFSTPIYVLLIQVFGSYFAYVFGKFACKILIQGFSYAFPVNLTIPVTISLLIAACGLRNGDPCFFHDTIPDYLFYESPPLSFLGDFISKQYAWVWLLGLLSQTWFTLHIWTPKCERLASTEKLFVAPMYNALLIDQSMGLNRKRDDQPEVTVEDLAEIEKEKGDGDYETIYEQTDGSATPPSTVKNSDLVTRIFACATMWHENKEEMIEFLKSILRLDEDQCARRVAQKYLKVVDPDYYEFETHIFFDDAFEISDHDDNESQVNRFVKLLVDTLDEAASDIHQTRMHVRAPKKFPTPYGGRLVWTLPGKTKMIAHLKDKSKIRHRKRWSQVMYMYYLLGHRLMELPISVDRKEVIAENTFLLTLDGDIDFQPAAVKLLIDLMKKNKNLGAACGRIHPVGSGPMVWYQMFEYAIGHWLQKATEHMIGCVLCSPGCFSLFRGKALMDDNVMKKYTTRSDEARHYVQYDQGEDRWLCTLLLQRGYRVEYSAASDAYTHAPEGFNEFYNQRRRWVPSTMANIMDLLMDYKRTIKVNDNISLPYISYQILLMGGTILGPGTIFLMLVGAFVAAFQIDNWTSFYYNIIPILLFMVICFTCKSNVQLLCAQMLSTGYAMIMMAVIVGTALQLGEDGVGSPSAIFLIAMSSSFFIAACLHPQEFWCIVPGIIYLLSIPSMYLLLILYSIINLNVVSWGTREVQVKKTKKEMDQEKKEAEEAKSKAKQKSLLGFLQNGGGSNNDDQGSIEISLAGLFRCMLCTHGQPSDEKQQLVAIAESLEQLGKRLETIEKAVDPQGHVSGRRRASSVGSRFVDPMNPIEENPVDEGERDSDTETTVSQNTEGNRERTFLASPYWLEDEGLKKGEVDFLSPQEEQFWKDLLEKYLFPIDEDKAEKARIAADLIELRNKSVFAFFMFNALFILIVFLLQLNKDQLHIVWPLGVKTNITYIVETSEVHITKEYLQLEPIGLVFVFFFALILVIQFTAMLFHRFGTFAHILASTTLDLLYCSKKTKDLSEEALLSKHAVEIVRDLQRLDGMEGDYDESTGSGPGRRKTIRNLEKSRRKTQAINTLDVAFRQRFFSMAEGAGLPRNMSTRRSTKAFKAFEGRRNSIMAERKKSQMQTLGANNIYGAAGNPLGIQPRPARSSQISVKEVFETHPGVINHAYESEESPRNSLRMQPRITWRDPNSKV; encoded by the exons ATGATGAAGAACCAGAATGGCGGTGTTCCGGAGGCGGGAAATGTCGGCCCGGACGAATTTTCAGATGACGAGAGCAGCCCGTTGACTGGACAGGAATACGCTGGAAG CCAAAGAACGGCAGTGCCGGAGACGAAAGGATGGGATGTGTTTCGGAATCCTCCGATAAAAATAGACTCTGGTTCGATGGCGAACCAGAAGTGCCTGGATGTAACGCTGCAAATCACTAAGGTCCTGGCGTACCTAATTGTCTTCGTCATCGTGCTCGGAAGCGGCGTCATCGCCAAGGGAACAATCCTCCTCATGACTTCCCAGCTCAGGGCTAACAGGACTATTTTTTACTGCAATCGGATGCTCG GCAGGGACAAAACGTTCGTAGTTACGTTGCCGGAGGAAGAGAGAATAGCCTGGGTATGGTGCATAATAATCGCTTTCGCGGTACCTGAGATCGGCACGCTACTAAGGAGCATAAGAATCTGCTTCTTCAAGTCGTGGAAGAAGCCAACAGTCGGTCAGTTCATGCTCGTCTTCGTTATGGAAACGTTCCACGTCGTCGGTCTCGCGCTGATGTTCATGAGCGTTTTACCCGACCTCGACGTCGTCCAGGGTGCCATGCTGACTAACTGCGTTTGCTTCGTTCCCGGGCTCCTTG GGCTGCTTTCTCGGAACAAAAAACGTGACGAATCCAGGCGATTCGTCCTCGTTCTCGTCGACCTCGCTGCCCTTGCCGCTCAGGCGACAGCATTCGTTGTCTGGCCGCTTATTGATAGCTCGAAGCCTGGCTTGTGGCTAATCCCAGTCGCCTTGATCCTCGTATCCTGCGGTTGGTGGGAAAACTACGTCTCTGTTCAGAGTCATTTAG GTATAATAAAAACTCTGGGAAGAGTCAAGGAGGAGATGAGACTGACGAGGTACTTCACTTACATATTCGTCTCTGTGTGGAAGATTATCGCTTTCTTCGTAAGCTCGGTCGTAATACTGCACAATAAAGGCTACACCGTGGGCCACCTGTTCACGATGTTCGGCAGCGCGTTCGGCGACCACAAAATAACCGTGACCGAGGTTTCGACGACCGCAGCCGGCGCAACACCCGATCTTTTGGAAATCCTGCCGAACGGAGAGACGGAGACGATAACCGCGGACTTCAGCACGCCTATATATGTCCTGCTGATCCAAGTATTCGGGTCGTACTTCGCCTACGTTTTCG GCAAGTTCGCCTGCAAGATCCTGATCCAGGGATTCAGCTACGCGTTTCCAGTGAATCTCACGATTCCCGTGACAATCTCGCTGCTCATCGCTGCCTGCGGCCTCAGGAACGGGGATCCCTGCTTCTTCCACGATACGATTCCCGACTATCTGTTCTACGAATCTCCGCCGCTGTCTTTCCTCGGCGACTTCATCTCCAAGCAGTACGCTTGGGTTTGGCTGCTTGGGCTCCTTTCCCAGACCTGGTTCACGCTTCACATATGGACGCCGAAGTGCGAGCGTCTTGCTTCGACAGAGAAGCTCTTCGTGGCGCCGATGTACAACGCGCTGCTGATCGACCAGTCGATGGGATTGAACAGGAAGCGAGATGATCAGCCCGAAGTCACTGTGGAG GACTTGGCTGAGATTGAAAAGGAGAAGGGCGATGGGGACTACGAAACGATATACGAACAGACCGATGGGTCCGCGACTCCGCCGTCGACCGTAAAGAACAGCGATCTTGTTACGAGGATCTTCGCTTGCGCGACAATGTGGCACGAGAATAAAGAGGAGATGATTGAGTTCTTGAAGAGCATCCTCAGACTCGATGAGGACCAGTGTGCGCGCAGGGTCGCCCAAAAGTATCTGAAAGTCGTTGACCCCGACTACTACGAGTTCGAGA CCCACATATTCTTCGACGACGCCTTCGAAATATCAGATCACGATGACAACGAGTCTCAGGTGAACCGTTTCGTCAAACTTCTCGTCGACACGCTGGACGAGGCGGCTTCCGACATTCATCAGACTCGTATGCACGTCAGAGCGCCGAAAAAATTCCCAACTCCTTACGGTGGTCGTCTCGTGTGGACACTGCCTGGAAAGACCAAGATGATTGCTCACCTCAAGGACAAGAGCAAGATCCGTCACAGAAAACGTTGGAGCCAG GTGATGTACATGTACTATCTCCTCGGTCACCGACTAATGGAGCTGCCGATTAGCGTGGACCGGAAGGAAGTAATAGCCGAAAACACGTTCCTCCTCACCCTGGATGGTGATATCGACTTCCAGCCGGCCGCCGTCAAGCTTCTAATCGATTtgatgaagaaaaacaagaatcTCGGCGCTGCTTGCGGGCGTATTCATCCCGTTGGTTCCG GCCCCATGGTGTGGTACCAGATGTTTGAGTACGCTATTGGACATTGGCTTCAAAAGGCGACGGAGCACATGATCGGCTGCGTACTTTGTAGCCCAGGGTGTTTCTCGCTTTTCAGAGGCAAGGCGCTCATGGATGACAACGTcatgaaaaaatacaccaCCAGGTCGGACGAAGCCAGGCACTATGTCCAATATGATCAGGGAGAGGATCGGTGGCTTTGCACTCTGTTGCTGCAGCGAGGCTACAGA GTCGAGTACTCGGCTGCCAGCGACGCCTACACTCACGCCCCTGAGGGTTTTAACGAGTTCTACAATCAACGACGTCGGTGGGTGCCTTCAACAATGGCGAACATCATGGATTTGCTGATGGACTACAAGCGAACGATCAAAGTAAACGACAACATATCTCTGCCGTACATATCTTACCAGATCCTCCTGATGG GAGGTACGATCCTCGGACCCGGTACCATATTCCTTATGTTGGTGGGAGCCTTCGTCGCTGCCTTTCAGATCGACAACTGGACCAGTTTTTACTACAATATCATTCCAATTTTGCTCTTCATGGTCATCTGTTTCACTTGTAAATCTAACGTACAA CTTCTCTGTGCCCAGATGCTATCGACGGGTTACGCGATGATCATGATGGCCGTAATAGTTGGTACCGCTCTCCAGCTGGGCGAGGACGGAGTCGGCTCACCCTCCGCGATATTCTTGATAGCAATGTCAAGCTCGTTCTTTATAGCCGCCTGCCTTCATCCTCAAGAGTTCTGGTGCATCGTACCGGGGATAATATACCTCCTGTCGATACCCTCGATGTACCTGCTTCTGATCCTCTACTCTATCATCAACCTGAATGTCGTTTCTTGGGGAACGAGAGAAGTCCAGGTTAAGAAGACAAAAAAG GAGATGGATCAAGAGAAAAAGGAAGCTGAAGAAGCGAAAAGCAAGGCGAAGCAGAAGTCGCTACTCGGTTTCCTCCAGAACGGCGGCGGCAGCAACAACGACGATCAAGGATCGATAGAAATCTCATTGGCTGGGTTATTCAGGTGCATGCTGTGCACCCACGGCCAACCCTCGGACGAGAAGCAGCAGCTGGTCGCCATCGCAGAGTCCTTGGAACAGCTGGGGAAACGCTTGGAAACTATAGAGAA GGCCGTCGATCCTCAGGGTCACGTTTCGGGCAGAAGACGTGCGTCCTCCGTCGGATCGCGGTTCGTCGATCCAATGAACCCGATCGAAGAGAACCCGGTTGACGAGGGCGAGAGGGACAGTGACACGGAGACAACGGTCAGCCAGAACACGGAGGGGAATCGCGAGCGCACTTTTCTTGCGAGTCCTTACTGGCTCGAGGACGAGGGACTGAAGAAAGGCGAGGTCGATTTTCTCTCGCCCCAGGAGGAGCAGTTCTGGAAAGACCTGCTCGAGAAATATCTCTTTCCAATCGACGAAGACAAAGCGGAGAAG GCAAGGATCGCCGCAGACTTGATTGAACTACGGAACAAAAGCGTGTTCGCATTTTTCATGTTCAATGCGCTCTTCATTCTGATCGTATTTTTACTACAATTGAACAAAGACCAGCTGCACATTGTATGGCCTCTAGGGGTCAAGACAAACATCACCTACATAGTGGAAACCTCAGAG GTACACATCACCAAGGAGTACCTACAGCTCGAGCCGATCGGTctcgtcttcgtcttcttttttGCCTTGATTCTGGTCATCCAGTTCACTGCCATGCTGTTCCATCGCTTCGGGACCTTCGCGCATATTCTCGCTAGCACGACACTGGACTTGTTATACTGTTCCAAAAAG ACAAAGGACCTCTCCGAGGAAGCGTTACTGAGCAAACACGCGGTCGAAATAGTTCGGGATCTCCAAAGGTTGGACGGCATGGAGGGTGACTATGACGAGAGTACCGGCAGTGGACCGGGGAGGAGAAAAACGATTCGTAATCTGGAGAAGAGTCGGCGAAAGACGCAGGCGATAAATACTCTGGACGTCGCATTCAGGCAGCGGTTCTTTAGCATGGCTGAGGGCGCCG GATTGCCACGGAACATGTCGACGAGGAGGTCGACCAAAGCGTTCAAGGCGTTCGAGGGGCGTCGGAACAGCATTATGGCTGAGAGAAAGAAGTCCCAAATGCAGACGCTTGGCGCTAATAACATTTACGGGGCGGCCGGAAATCCGCTCGGAATTCAGCCGAGGCCCGCAAGGAGCAGTCAAATTTCCGTCAAGGAAGTGTTCGAGACGCATCCGGGCGTCATCAACCACGCCTACGAGTCTGAGGAAAGTCCAAGGAACAGTCTGAGAATGCAGCCGAGGATCACTTGGAGGGATCCCAACTCAAAGGTGTAG